The Stieleria maiorica genome includes the window CGTCCATCATCGACGTGTGCCAGTCGCTGCCGTCTTCGCTGGCCTGCCAATTGGCCGGACGATCGTGCCGTAACACCTGCAAGCATCCCTGGGCGATCGGTGAATCGACGATCGGCGCGTAGTAGGGACCGAGAAACCAGGGCGAGGTGTCCACCAGATGTTCGCGTCCCAGGTCCGTCAGCCTGTGCGTATCGCCAGCGCTTTCGATCAGCCCGCTGGCGCGACACAGTGTCAACAACACATCCAAGGGGCGCGATGCGAGCGAAAAGTGGTTGGCGATCGCCTCCGTGTCGGCGTCGCCCCGCTGGTGAATCCAGCTGAACAGATTCAGTTTGCCGACCGCCACGGCAAGCATGTCCGGTGCGTATTGCCGATCGCGAAAACGCAACAAGAGGGCAGGATTGGTCGCGGGGTTTTGTTTCAGGTCGATCGTCATCGCGGTGCTTTGGGCTTTGCCTACTGTAGATGGAAAGGTTTGTGTCGTCGCGTAACTGTCAGTTGCGTACTCGACGATGCATTGCCAGTGTCGCCGTGTTCTCCGAACTCGGCGAGCGCGAAAAAGCGAAGCTTTGCCCCGCGCCGACCTCGGAGAGGACGGCGACTGTCCAGCTAGTTTTCCGAATCGATCAACGATTCAACAACCGATTCGAGTTGCAGCCCGGTAAAGTCCAACGCTTCGACCTTGCCCTGTTGGTTGAAGATCGCGACGAATGGCAACGACACCAAACCGAACTTGGACGCGATCGGGTTGCCCTGGTCCGACGTCGCCGAGGAAACGCTGCGATAGCTGGGGAATCCCAGGTCATTCTTCGCCAGAAACTCTCCCAACGGGGCCTGCTCGCCGTCCAAGTTCATCCCGACGATCGCGATTTTATCGGGGTGCCGGGATTGGATCTCCTGGAGCATCGGGATGATTTGCAGCGAGGGCGGGATCATCACCGCCCAAAACGGCATCAGCACAACTTTGCCCTTGGTGTGGCTGGACGAGATGCTGTTACCGTCCAGGGTGGGCAGGTGTGCCAACGCGTCCAATGAGGTCCCGATGACGTCGCGGCGGGCTTCCATCGCCGCTTTGGCTGTTGCGATTTCGCCGGCGGTCGCCGAGTCGGCGTCGGCGAACCGTTCGCTCAAGATGCGGAACGTTTCCTGGACAAACGCGTCACGACCGGCGGCTTCAAATTGCAGTGCCGACGTGCCCAAGAATTCGACGGTGTTCATATCGGGAGCTTCGCCGGTCAAGGTCGTCACGGCTTCGGTCCAACGCTCCAGGGCCACGTTCTCGTTTTCCAATATCTCTCCGATCAACCGTGTGGCGGAATCATACTTGGCCGTCCCGGCGGCGTCGGCGGCCACTTGTGCGATCATCTTGTCGGGGGAGTTGCCGTACAGTTCCAGGATTTTTTCACGCACCTTGGCCGATTGGTCCACCAATCCGTAATCGGCCAGCACTTGCCTGGCTTCCGCCATCATCAACACGGCCGGGATATCCGGTGTCGCACTTGCCGTCATGCCTTGGATCAGCGAGACGATTTCTTGGGCGGCTGATTCCCGGCCGGCACGCAGACCGTCGATGGCGAATCCGATCAACACGATTCGGCTGTCACTGGCGATCGTCGATTCTGGCGACGATAGGTTCTGCTTGGCCAAGGCTTCGAGCGCCTTGGCCGACTGGATGTCGCCCATCGCCGACAGATGTGACAGCGCCTGCAACTGACCACGCAATCCCGCGGTGCGTTGTGCATCGGTGGCGTTGGGATGCTCCAGAAGCCGGACGGCAGCTTGCAGTTTTCCCTTGACCAACTGCTGCATCATTTCATTGGCTTGGTCGGCGTCTTGCAGTTGGTTGCGCTGGCGGGCCAACATTTCCATGTCGCGATCGGACTCCTCCAGAAACGTCATCAATTCGTCCGCCGTCAGATCGCCGCGCAGCTCACGCTCGGCTGCGACAGCGTTTGCGCCGCCGGTCCCGATCATCTCGGGGATGCCCGCCGGAATGGTGTTCGACTCGGCCAATTCGAAACTCGGCGGAGTGGTGTTGGGGGCGCCGGCATTAGAACCTGGACCGGTTGCCGCCATCGCAGGGTCGGCTGAGTCGGCGGCCGCGATCCGCGGGCCGGCCAATTCCTCTCGCTCTGCCGTGGTCGGCGGCGCTGTTCTCTGCGCGGAAGTCGCGTCGACGCCATTTGCTGACGGGTCGGAGACGCTGCGATCCGAATCGCCACTCTCCGTCACGGCACCCCCGGCCGGAGGGTTTGACGCCGCGTCAGGATCGCCCTGCGAGCAGCCCGGGACGCACAAACAGCCCAGAACACAGAGGGAAATGGTCAAACAGGCAACAGCGGACAGGTTGCCCCGTTGAACGGAAAGCGGACGAATTCGCATGGCGGTAAGAGGGTTCGGCGACGGGATCAATTCTGAATCGCCAAACTATATCGCAACGCTCGGTTTTCCACTGCGCCTGAATTCCATTCCCTCAGGGACGGACGCTGGTCGATCGGGGCATCCGCTTCAGGGAAAGACTTGATGCGAACGAAACAATTGAAGTCACCTCCCTCTGGGCATTGGTGCCCGCACAAGTCGGCTCGTAGATATGGGCATGGCTCCCCTCGCCCTAAAACAGATCGAGCGAAAGACTTGGATCGCGGATTGACGATGACCGCGATCTTTTTTTGGGGTGAGGGGCTGGTGGTGAGGGGCTGTCCCCCCCGAAACGTCTGCGCCTCATCTCGCTCGCATCAGGCAAGCTGCTGGCCCCCTCATCCCCAGCCTGGCCTGATGAAAAGTACGTGGCGTCGAAAACTGGTGAACCGACAACGATTGAAAATTGCAAAATGAACAGTGCAAATTGCGAAATGAATTGAGCGACGATTCCCGGCAAATCAGAATTTTGCAATGAACAGTTTGCAATTTGCAATCGAGGGATCCAGCAGAATCGCTGAACGTCCCCGAACCTATCCAACGTTCCAAGTTCCATTGATTTTCGCCAGCCCAGCCTCGGCCCCCTTCCGCCGAATCTGTCGCCGCCGCGCGTCCGCCGGATCGATGTTAAACTGGACGCCGATCGCATTTCCCCCCCCACCATACACACAAACTCCTTTATGAAATTCACTCGACGCGACGTCCTGGCGGCTTCGGCCGGACTTTTCTCGATGGCGACCTGTTCGTCTGCGTTCGCTTCGACCGAGGCGAAACGCAAATTCACCGTTGACCTCCGCTGGGGCAGTATCGGTGTCAAGGCGAACCAGAACGAAGCGATCGAATTGGCGGCCAAGCACGGATTCGAATCGGTCGCAGCGTCACCACAGGAACTGGAAAAACTGTCCGATGCCCAAAGCGAGGCGTTGGTCGGGACCCTGAAAGAAAAAGGCTTGGTCTGGGGCTCCTCGGGCCTGCCCGTCGATTTCCGCAAGGACGACGCAACCTTCAAACGCGACTTGGGGGCATTGCCCGCCCAAGCGGCCGCGTTGCGTCGCGCCGGTGTGGACCGAATGGGGACTTGGATCCGCCCCTGTCACGACGACCTGACTTACGTCGCCAACTTCAAGCAACACGCCGACCGGCTCCGCCAATGTGCCAAAATCTTGAAGGACCATGGCCTGCGTTTGGGGCTGGAATACGTCGGCACGGCGACCCTGCGCAATTCGAAACGATTCCCGTTCATTCACACGATGCGCGAGACGGCCGAACTGCATTCGGCGATCGGCGTGGACAACATGGGCTTCGTGCTCGACTCCTGGCACTGGTACACCGCCGGCGAAACCGCCGACGACATCCGCTCATTGAATGCAAACCAAATCGTCGGCTGTGATTTGAACGACGCCCCCAAGGACGTGCCGGTCGACCAGCAGATCGACAACCGACGCGAACTTCCCGCGGCAACGGGCGTGATCGACGTGAAATCCTTCCTGCAGGCACTGATCGATGTCGGCTATGACGGTCCGGTCCGCGCCGAACCGTTCAACCAAGCACTCAACCAGATGGACAACGACGACGCCTGCGAGGCGACGTCCAAAGCGATCCGAAAAGCGATCGCGCTGGTCGAGGGATAGGGTTTCCAGCCTGTCACGAGTCGCCGTGTTCTCCGAACTCGGCGTGTTCGACCTCGTTCCAAGGCTCCGCCTTGGAACGCGATCCTGATGTGGCTCGGCCACATGGTATCTGGCGACGCGAGGCGGAGCCTCGGGGGCTGTGTGTTCCCAGGCGGGAGCCCGGAACAAGGGGGACGTGGGCCGCTCGCTTACCGGCCTGTTGATTTAATCCGATCACACGTGGGATCAGCCGTTTCGCGCGAGCGTACGGGCTTCCAATACCAAGAAAACGAACTGGCGCCCGTAGGCTCGCGCCAAACGGCTGATTAAATCAACAGGACGTTACGCGTCCCGCTGGCATGCGCCTCTGCGCCTCGTTCCAAGGCTCCGCCTTGGAACGCGATGCCGATGTGGCTCCGCCACATGCCCTCTGGTGACGCGAGGCGGGAGCCTCGGGGACCGTGTGTTCCCAGGCAGGAGCCCGGGAACAAGGGAACAGCGTGTCGCGGAGCTGTTATGCGGCCTTGCGTAGACGACGGGGTGCTTCGATGCGTCGGCGGACGCTGGCCAACGGCCCGATTTCCGACGGGGCCGCCTCGGCGTACCAAGCCCTCTGGGCGATCGAATCAAGAATCCGCTCGGCGATCGTGACCGCTCGGGCACCGGCCAATCCGCTGACCGTCGGCGAAATCCCGGATTGGATGCTGATCACGAAGTCGTGAAGTTCATCCAGGATGGCGTTCCGCGACTCGAGTTGTTTAGTTTCCAGTTGCAGATGGTCGGCGAACAATTCGTCGGCATATCCGAGCGGATTGTCGGTGGCTTGGTCCAGGTCGAACGCGCGGTCGACCAACGATTCGCTGGGACGAACGGCGTGCAGGGCGGGGCCGGAAAAATCGATTTCGGCAAAACCGCCGCATCCATACACTTGCATCTGTCGCGCCGGAGCGGGGCTGACCCGCGACGCTTTGAGATTCGCGACCAGACCGCAGGCGAATTCCAGCCGGGCTTCGGCCAAATCTTCGTGGTCGCTGACGACCGCCAGTCCGCTGGCCGAGACGTCGGCGACGGCGGCATCGGTCATCGAACAAACCAGGTCGATGTCGTGGATCATCAGGTCCATCACCACGCCGACGTCCAGGCAACGACCGGGAAAGCGTGAGGCGCGGACGGCTTCGACGTACTTCACATCGACACCGATATCGCCCAGCGCGGTGAAGGCCGGGTTGAACCGTTCCACATGTCCGACTTGCAGCGTCAATCGTCGCGAGGCGGCCAGCATCGCCAGTTTGTCGGCATCGGCCGCGGTCGTCGCCAGCGGTTTTTCGACTAGCAAGTGCTTGCCCGCTTTCAACAGCGTCGTCGCGATCTCGGCATGAGCGTCGGTCGGCGCGGCGATCACGGCGGCATCGATCTGGTCGATGCAGTCGCGGTAATCGGCAAAGGTGGGGACGTCGAACAGTTTGGCCGCGTTTTCTCGGGCGGCTTCGATCGGATCGCTGATCGCGACCAATTGAGCGCCATCAACGCTGCCGAGAAGTTTGGAATGAATTCGGCCCAGATGGCCGGCACCGATGACGGCGACGCGCAAACGACTCATGCTGCTTTCTTTCTCCGTTGGTCTTGACCGCGTCCGTGACGTCCGCTGCACGAACGATCGACACAATCAAAAAGGTGTTTGATGACGGGACGAATCGGGCCTTGGGAGTAGACGATTTCGCGAGCCTTGTCGACACCGACGCGGGCTCGGTACAACAACTTGAACGCTTGCGTCAGCACCGCGATGTCTTCGGCGGTGTACCCGTGACGTTTCAGACCGATCGTGTTGACGGCGCGTGGTTTGGTCGGCTGGCCGTCGACGATCGTGTAGGGCGGCACGTCGTGCAGCACCCGGCTCATCGCGCTGACAAAGCTCAACTGTCCGACGCTGGCGAAGTGCGACACGCCGACGCCACCGGCGATCGTGACGTCGTTTCCGACCCGGACGTGTCCGCCCAGCATGCCGTTGTTGGCGATCACGATGCGGTCGCCGACCTTACAATCGTGCGCGACGTGTGTGCCGGCCATGAAGTAGTTGTCGTGCCCGATCTCGGTCACGCCGTCTTCCTTTTCGGTCGCCCGATTGACGGTGCAGTGTTCGCGGAAAACGTTGTTGTCGCCGATGACCACTTTCGTCGGCGTGTCCTTGTAGCTTGTGTCCTGCGGGTGGCCGCCGATCACCGTGCCTTGAAAAATGTGGTTGTCATCACCGATCGTCGAGTGGCCGGTGATGACGACGTGCTCTTCGATGAGCGTGCCGTCACCGATTTTTGCATCCGGCCCGATCACAGAAAAATGGCCGATTCGAACGCCGTTTCCAAGTTGAGCCCGCGGATCAACAACGGCTGTTTGAGCGATGACAACACTCATGGCAAACCAATCTGAATAATTGACAGAGGAAGTTGCGATCTGAAAGCGAAATCAAATCGCGGATGATTTGGAACGTAGCAATTCGATGTCTTTTGAATCGAGAGGAATCGGGCTGTTTTTTCGTCCACCAGGGGAAACTTTTTTCGGACCGATTCAGGCCGCGCGGCGACGATCGCAAAACGAACTCACCTGATCCCGCGATCGCGACAACGTGGCCAACTCGTGGAGCGCTTTGGCCATCCGACCGTTCAACCGATGACCGCCGCGATAGGAGATGAATTTTCCGACCAGTTCGACACCGACCAACGCCAGATCCCCGACAAGATCCAACGCCTTGTGACGAGCGCATTCGTTTTTGAAACGGACTTCATTTTCGATCGGGCCGTCATCGCCAAAGACCAACAGGTCCTGGTAAGAAACATGCTTTGCGACACCGCGGGCATGCAGCGATTTGGCTTGGCTTTCGGTCACGAACGTCCGCGCCGGAGCGACGTCCCGGCTGAACCGTGTCGGTGTGCAGGGGAATCCGTAACATTGATTGCTGATCTCGCCTTCTTGATCGAACACCAACTGGTAGCCGAAGTGACTGACGCCCGTCGGGACCGGCGACGCGGAAATCCAAGACGATCCTTCGTGCAGCGTGATCACTTGGTCGATCACCAATCGGCGTCGTTCGCCCGCTTGGATCACCAACCCCGCCCCGGCCAACGCGTCGATGTAGGGCTTGCTGCTGCCGTCGAGCCCCGGCAGTTCCTTGCCGCTGATTTCCACGACGCAGTTGTCGATTTCCATCGCGTAGAGCGCCGCCATCAGATGTTCAATCATCTCGAACTCGGCGCTGCCACAGGCGACGTTGGTCCGCAGCTGGGCGTCGGTGCGTTGACTGACGTGAGCCGGACAGGACGGCTGGCCAGGCAAATCCGAACGCACAAGCGTGATGCCCGTGTTCACGGGGGCTGGATGCATGACGACGTCGACTTCTTTTGCCGTCCAATAGCCTCGGCCACTCAGCCGACAAGAAGAAGCGATGGAATGCTGGTTGCGTGATAGCTTCACGGCGTGCCTCCCTGCCTGATCAAGCCACTTTTCGAATCCGGAAAATAAAAACGACGGACATCGCTGTCCGCCGCTTTGTGTCTGGTGTCAGCCGACGCCCTTGCCCACTGACGTCGACCGTCGCCTGCTGACGCGGCCCTTTGCCGTTTTGGTGCGACCCCTCGCCAGTTGGCGACGGGAGTTGCACCGCATGCAGGGCTGCGTCGTCTCTACTGACGCTGAGTGCTGTTACGTCCCGCGATCGCCGGATCCGTCTTGATGACCTTGTCCAGGTATTGCATCACACCCGGGGTCATGTCCAACGCGGCATCGTGATAAACGATGTTCTTCATCACGCCACGGATGACCGATTCGCCTTGCTCCTGATTCATTTCTTCGCTGTTGTAGCGAAGCACCAGGTTGATCTTGTAGTGGTTGGCCAAGAACTTCACGCCCGCGGCGATTTGCTGGTAGTTGTCGTAGTAGATTTTGGCTTCCGCGTCGGCCAATTCCTTGCGTTTGCGAGCCATGTCCAAGCGGAGCTTGGAATCCATGCTGGCCAGTTGCTCTTCCAGTTGAGCGTATTCGGGCGATCCCGGCGACAGCGTTTTCAGCTTGGCGGCGGTGTTCTGAAGCTGCTCTCGCTTTTGCTTCAGTTCGGCGTCGTAGGCCTTCAAATCGCCTTCGACTTTCGCCACCTGGACCTTGATCCCGGGATGATTCTTAAAGATGTAAGCGACGTCCACGACCGCGACGCGGTGAGGAGCCGATTCCTGTGCAGAAGCCGTCCCGCTGATCAGGCACGGAGCTAACACAGTTGCCAATCCGATGGCAATTCCACAGACGTGATGGCGAACGGTTCGCACTTTCGCTCTCCTTGCGTATTGAGTCGCAGTCCATTTGTCACAGCGATGAAACAAACCGAGTTACCGCCTCAATTTGCTCGCAATGGCCCGATGCAGACATTCGTTGTCTGGTCCGAACCACCCAGTCGCTGTCGTGCCGAAATCGCTCCGGCGTTTGTTCACTAATTACCGATTGTGGCAATCGTCCCCGGCCACGTAAAGATTGATCATGCGCTTTTTTCTAGGAGCGTTTCTCAAGCTTTCCACGCAGCATCACGGTGTTCGCCTCGCGACGCACCTCGATCTCGAAGGTGTCGCCGGGCTCGTGCGCCCGCACCCACGACAAGACGTCGCTTGTGGTGCGAATCACCTGCCGGCCGATCCGTTGAATCTGGTCGTCGATTTGCAATCCCGCTTTCGATGCCGGGCCCCCCTCGGTCACGTCGGTGACGCTGACCACGCCGCCTCGTTCCGTAATCCGCACGCCCAAAAATGCCGTCATCTGACGACGGATCTGGACCCTCGGATCGGTCTCGGCATACGCGGGCCGTTGGGGGAGCACCGCCAGTTGAAATGCCACTTCAGAAACCATATCGGTTACACGGGTTAGGTTCCCAAAATCGATTTTGTCGAAATCGTCAGAAGGTCGATGATAATCGTTGTGCAGCCCCGTGAAGAAAAACAACACCGGCACACCGACCCGGTAAAACGACTGGTGATCGCTGGGACCATAACCACTGGCGACCTTAAAAAGGTCAAAGCCGAAGCGGTCGTTGGCCGCGTCCACGACGGGTTCTAATCCGCTGGCCGATCCCGTCCCGTAAACCGTCAATTCGTTGTCGCGAAGCCGGCCGACCATGTCCAAATTGATCATCGCCGCCGTGGTTTCGATCGGCCGCACCGGGTTTTCGACATAATGCTGGCTGCCCAACAACCCACGCTCTTCGCCGGTGAACCCGATGAACAACACGGTGCGGTGCGAAGCCGTCGATTCCAACCGACGCATCAATTCCGATCCGCAAGCCAACATCGCCGCCGTCCCGCTGGCGTTGTCATCGGCTCCGTTGTGCACCGCGATCGTTCCCGGGGCCAAGGAGCCGAAGCCGCCCATGCCGACGTGGTCGTAATGGGCGCCCACCACGATCGTTTCGTTCGCTAGCAAACCCTTGCCGGGCAATCGCCCGATCACGTTGTCGCTGGCCGCGACCGCCGGTTTCAAATCGACCGATAATTCGGCGGTCACGCCCTCGAGCGTCCGGCTGTCCGGCCGAAACGTCCGGTCGATTTCCGCCTCGACCTCTTCCAGCCCCACCCCGCCGCCGGCGCGCAGCATTTGATCGGCCAGATCGCGGGCGATCGAAGCAACCGGGATCTTCTCGGTCTGCTTGGTTTTCGTTCCTGCATCGGCGATCCCCAGAACGCCGCGTCGGGCAGCGGAAAGCTGGGATTGCATCGCCACAATCATCCGCTCGGTCGCCGCGATCTTCTCCGCCGTCGCCGCGCGGTTCTTGACCGCTTGCTGGGGAAGATTTTTCAGCACCTCGGCCAAGCGTTCCTTGCGGCGCACTTCCTGGTCGATGCGATTCTGTTCCTCCTGGACTGCGTCGCGAACGCTCCGCGGATCATTGACGATCAACACGCCGGCCGCCCCCTGCTTGATCGCCTCCGCGACCTTGGTGGCAAAGTAGGCGTGCCGCGTATTTTTGACACCGTCGAAGGGGCTGTCCGGGTCGCCGGCCCCGGGCTCTTTTCGCAGGATCAACACGATCGCACCGCGGGCATCGACCGAGGCGTAGTCGTCGTAGTGGTGCGATTCGGAACGGATCCCGTAGCCGGCAAAAACCACCCGCGCCGACACGGATTGTTTGTCGCTGCCGATGCCCAGCGGCCCGAACCCACCGTTCAAGTCCGCTTCGATGACGCTTTGGCCGGGGAGCTGAATGCGACAGACGTTGCCTTCTTCATTGCGAACCTCACTGCCAACCGTGATCGCGACGCTTTGAAAGGGGCTGCCGGCGACCGAGTCCAGTTGCAGCCCGATCGATTCCATTCGCTCGCGCAAATAGTTTCGCGCGACATCAATCGTCTCGTCGGTCACACTCCGCCCGCGCAGCTCCTCCGACGCCAGGTATTCAACGTCCTGACGCAGCGTCGCCATCAGTGACGCTGACTCGTCGTCAACAGACCCTTGTGCCGGGCAACTAGCTGCATCGATCGATAACAACACAAGTTGCAAAAGTGCCAGATGCATCGCGACCGCAACAGCCGTCCTCACGATGCAGGACGACTTGGGAAGCGGCGAGTTTGTTCGGGTGGTCATGTGCCGGATATCGGATCGATTCAATGATGGATGTCACACACGGGCCGATCCGTTTGATCGAGTCGCAGGCCGGCAATTGACGAGGCACACCGCGTCATCAGGACCGCATTTGAATCAGCCCGCGGATGGCAGGGCGTACCCACGGATGTCTGGCAGTCCGGGATCCGTGGGGACGCTCTGCCATCTGTGGGTTTTATTTGTTGGAGTGTTCCAGCACCCGTACGCCCGACTGGGCTTACGCCGCTTCGGGCGTCTTCTCACCCCGTTGGACCAACATCAACAGGATCGGGCTGGCCACGAAGATCGAACTGTAGGTTCCGACCAGGACACCGACGACCAGACAGAACGCAAACGCGTGGATCCCTTCGCCGCCGAACAGGTACAGCAGCACGACCACAATCAACGTGGTGATCGAAGTCAACAAGGTCCGGCTGAGCGTTTGATTGATGCTGGTGTTGATCATTTCGCCGGTCAACCGCGGTGCCTTGCCTTTGGTTTCCCGGATCCGGTCAAACACGACGATCGTGTCGTTCAGCGAATAACCGATGATCGTCAGCAATGCCGCGACCACGGTCAGACTGATCTTGAAGGGGTCGATCAACAGGAATCCGAGTGCATCGGCGACGTAGTAGCTGATCGCGATCGCACCGAGCGTGATCAAAACGTCGTGGACCAACGCCGCGACGGCCGCAAAGCCATAGATGACGCGCTGGAATCGGAACCAGATGTACAAGATGATCACCATCAAGCTGGCGAACAGGGCGACCGAGGCGCGTCCGACCATTTGACCGGCGACCCGTGCACCGACGCTGCTGCTGCTGACCCAAACCGGTTCGTTGCCCAATGATCGCTCGACGACCTGCATCACCTTGTCGGCCGCGTCGTTGCCCATCGGCAACGTCACTTTCCACTCGGAAAACGGCACGCTCGATCCGCTCTTCCAATCCTCGGCGCCTTCGCCGCTGGGCAGCAAATCGACGGCACGTTCATTCAGCGGGATGTTTAATTCGTCGGCGGCCTCTTTCATCCGGTTGATCAACGTCGGGCCGCTGATCGAGGCACTCGTGTCGCCGCCGCCGATCCCCAAGCTGATGCGGCGAACGGCCGATTCGCCCGCGGTCAGTGACGGCTCGGCGCTGGTTGACTCGGAGGTTGCTTCACTGTCGGCAGCTTCACTGTCGGCCTGCATCGCGACCAGCATCACGCCGTTGGAATCGCGGCCGATCGAGGAGGTTTCCGATCCGCCGGCGGAGATCGTGACGTCGTAGGTGACCAGATCGGTATCGGTGGACGCTTCAAACGCCTCGACGATTCGCGCTTGCAGATCATCGACCGAAACCAGCGACGAATCGACTTTAAACACCGTCCCGTCATCGGCGCCGTCCATCGTCACGCCGTTGACGGTGAATTGGACGGGCGAGCCGTCTTGGTCACCGATCCCTGCACCGACGATCTCGCGAATGGTCTCCGTCGTCGTCGTCTCATTGACGCGGAATTGGACCGACGATCCGCCGGCAAAGTCGATGTCCAGGATGTTCTTGCCGCGTGCGAACAGCGATCCGAGACCGATCAGGATCAGGATCGCAGAAACGGCCAGGGCCGGTTTTCCTTTGCCGATGAAGTCCATCATGCCGCCGCCGGACACGGAATTCTTGATCGCGTTGACCATATCCGACATCCCCAGCGACACCTTGTTGTGACGCTCGGCGATATCGAACAGCGTTCGCGACATGTAGATCGCGGTGAACATCGAGTACAGGATCCCCAAGATCAACGTGACGGCAAAGCCACGGATCTGGTCGGTTCCGATCGCGTACAACACGATCGCCGTGAACAGCGTCGTCAAGTTGGCATCGATAATGGTGACCGTCGCCTTGGCAAATCCGTTTCGAATCGCCATCCGGTCCTTGGCACCCTTGCTGATCTCCTCGCGGATCCGTTCAAAAATCAACACGTTCGCGTCGACCGACATACCGACGGTCAAAACCAGACCGGCCAGTCCCGGCAGCGTCAGCGGTTGGTGAATCAGCACCATCGTCGCCAGAATC containing:
- a CDS encoding thioredoxin-like domain-containing protein, with the translated sequence MRIRPLSVQRGNLSAVACLTISLCVLGCLCVPGCSQGDPDAASNPPAGGAVTESGDSDRSVSDPSANGVDATSAQRTAPPTTAEREELAGPRIAAADSADPAMAATGPGSNAGAPNTTPPSFELAESNTIPAGIPEMIGTGGANAVAAERELRGDLTADELMTFLEESDRDMEMLARQRNQLQDADQANEMMQQLVKGKLQAAVRLLEHPNATDAQRTAGLRGQLQALSHLSAMGDIQSAKALEALAKQNLSSPESTIASDSRIVLIGFAIDGLRAGRESAAQEIVSLIQGMTASATPDIPAVLMMAEARQVLADYGLVDQSAKVREKILELYGNSPDKMIAQVAADAAGTAKYDSATRLIGEILENENVALERWTEAVTTLTGEAPDMNTVEFLGTSALQFEAAGRDAFVQETFRILSERFADADSATAGEIATAKAAMEARRDVIGTSLDALAHLPTLDGNSISSSHTKGKVVLMPFWAVMIPPSLQIIPMLQEIQSRHPDKIAIVGMNLDGEQAPLGEFLAKNDLGFPSYRSVSSATSDQGNPIASKFGLVSLPFVAIFNQQGKVEALDFTGLQLESVVESLIDSEN
- a CDS encoding sugar phosphate isomerase/epimerase family protein, which produces MKFTRRDVLAASAGLFSMATCSSAFASTEAKRKFTVDLRWGSIGVKANQNEAIELAAKHGFESVAASPQELEKLSDAQSEALVGTLKEKGLVWGSSGLPVDFRKDDATFKRDLGALPAQAAALRRAGVDRMGTWIRPCHDDLTYVANFKQHADRLRQCAKILKDHGLRLGLEYVGTATLRNSKRFPFIHTMRETAELHSAIGVDNMGFVLDSWHWYTAGETADDIRSLNANQIVGCDLNDAPKDVPVDQQIDNRRELPAATGVIDVKSFLQALIDVGYDGPVRAEPFNQALNQMDNDDACEATSKAIRKAIALVEG
- a CDS encoding Gfo/Idh/MocA family oxidoreductase, with product MSRLRVAVIGAGHLGRIHSKLLGSVDGAQLVAISDPIEAARENAAKLFDVPTFADYRDCIDQIDAAVIAAPTDAHAEIATTLLKAGKHLLVEKPLATTAADADKLAMLAASRRLTLQVGHVERFNPAFTALGDIGVDVKYVEAVRASRFPGRCLDVGVVMDLMIHDIDLVCSMTDAAVADVSASGLAVVSDHEDLAEARLEFACGLVANLKASRVSPAPARQMQVYGCGGFAEIDFSGPALHAVRPSESLVDRAFDLDQATDNPLGYADELFADHLQLETKQLESRNAILDELHDFVISIQSGISPTVSGLAGARAVTIAERILDSIAQRAWYAEAAPSEIGPLASVRRRIEAPRRLRKAA
- the lpxA gene encoding acyl-ACP--UDP-N-acetylglucosamine O-acyltransferase translates to MSVVIAQTAVVDPRAQLGNGVRIGHFSVIGPDAKIGDGTLIEEHVVITGHSTIGDDNHIFQGTVIGGHPQDTSYKDTPTKVVIGDNNVFREHCTVNRATEKEDGVTEIGHDNYFMAGTHVAHDCKVGDRIVIANNGMLGGHVRVGNDVTIAGGVGVSHFASVGQLSFVSAMSRVLHDVPPYTIVDGQPTKPRAVNTIGLKRHGYTAEDIAVLTQAFKLLYRARVGVDKAREIVYSQGPIRPVIKHLFDCVDRSCSGRHGRGQDQRRKKAA
- a CDS encoding UDP-3-O-acyl-N-acetylglucosamine deacetylase, encoding MKLSRNQHSIASSCRLSGRGYWTAKEVDVVMHPAPVNTGITLVRSDLPGQPSCPAHVSQRTDAQLRTNVACGSAEFEMIEHLMAALYAMEIDNCVVEISGKELPGLDGSSKPYIDALAGAGLVIQAGERRRLVIDQVITLHEGSSWISASPVPTGVSHFGYQLVFDQEGEISNQCYGFPCTPTRFSRDVAPARTFVTESQAKSLHARGVAKHVSYQDLLVFGDDGPIENEVRFKNECARHKALDLVGDLALVGVELVGKFISYRGGHRLNGRMAKALHELATLSRSRDQVSSFCDRRRAA
- a CDS encoding OmpH family outer membrane protein, giving the protein MRTVRHHVCGIAIGLATVLAPCLISGTASAQESAPHRVAVVDVAYIFKNHPGIKVQVAKVEGDLKAYDAELKQKREQLQNTAAKLKTLSPGSPEYAQLEEQLASMDSKLRLDMARKRKELADAEAKIYYDNYQQIAAGVKFLANHYKINLVLRYNSEEMNQEQGESVIRGVMKNIVYHDAALDMTPGVMQYLDKVIKTDPAIAGRNSTQRQ
- a CDS encoding M28 family peptidase — encoded protein: MTTRTNSPLPKSSCIVRTAVAVAMHLALLQLVLLSIDAASCPAQGSVDDESASLMATLRQDVEYLASEELRGRSVTDETIDVARNYLRERMESIGLQLDSVAGSPFQSVAITVGSEVRNEEGNVCRIQLPGQSVIEADLNGGFGPLGIGSDKQSVSARVVFAGYGIRSESHHYDDYASVDARGAIVLILRKEPGAGDPDSPFDGVKNTRHAYFATKVAEAIKQGAAGVLIVNDPRSVRDAVQEEQNRIDQEVRRKERLAEVLKNLPQQAVKNRAATAEKIAATERMIVAMQSQLSAARRGVLGIADAGTKTKQTEKIPVASIARDLADQMLRAGGGVGLEEVEAEIDRTFRPDSRTLEGVTAELSVDLKPAVAASDNVIGRLPGKGLLANETIVVGAHYDHVGMGGFGSLAPGTIAVHNGADDNASGTAAMLACGSELMRRLESTASHRTVLFIGFTGEERGLLGSQHYVENPVRPIETTAAMINLDMVGRLRDNELTVYGTGSASGLEPVVDAANDRFGFDLFKVASGYGPSDHQSFYRVGVPVLFFFTGLHNDYHRPSDDFDKIDFGNLTRVTDMVSEVAFQLAVLPQRPAYAETDPRVQIRRQMTAFLGVRITERGGVVSVTDVTEGGPASKAGLQIDDQIQRIGRQVIRTTSDVLSWVRAHEPGDTFEIEVRREANTVMLRGKLEKRS